The segment CTAAAATGTTTAAACAACATGTTGGAATTTCTCCTCTTCAATTTCGGAATAAAAAGTGATTTTGGATAAGAAATAATCAAACGAAATGTTTAATATGAAAAAGAAGACAAAATGAATGGAGGAATTAGTTATGGAAACAAACTTGATTCAAAAAATTGGACAAATCGGAGTTCCGATAAAAAACGTAGAAAATGCAATTGCTTTTTATAAAGAAGCATTAGGACTACCCCTACTTTTTAGCACAGACAGTATGGCATTCTTTGAATGTAATGGGCAAAGGCTCTTACTTACTATTCCAGAAAAAGATGAATTCGCCAATTCAAGTTCCGTTATATATTTCCAAGTTGAAAATATTAAAGATACATATGAAGAATTGATTAAAAAAGGAGTTTCCTTTATCGACCAACCACACGTCGTAGCAAAAATGAAT is part of the Paenisporosarcina antarctica genome and harbors:
- a CDS encoding VOC family protein; amino-acid sequence: METNLIQKIGQIGVPIKNVENAIAFYKEALGLPLLFSTDSMAFFECNGQRLLLTIPEKDEFANSSSVIYFQVENIKDTYEELIKKGVSFIDQPHVVAKMNQTETWMTFFKDTEGNTHALMSEVKI